DNA from Rubripirellula lacrimiformis:
TTCTATAGCGCCCTGGGAAAGTTTGATTTCCAGTTCACTCATACGGTGGGCCAAGATTTTCTGCAGACGTTGACCGCGGCCCTGGGCGGGTTCGCCGAACGGATGGATATCGAACAACGATCCAAGCTGGCATTGTTGTTTCCAGGTCTAGAGATGTTGTTGGCCATCGGAATCCTGTTTCGCCGCACGCGGCCCGCGGCGGGGCTAGGGGTGATGGCGATGCACACATCCCTGATCTTCGTGCTTGGTCCTTGGCGACTGGATCACAGCCTGGGCGTTTTGGTTTGGAACGTGGCCTTGCTGTTCCAAGCCTATCGGTGGTTTTGGATCGATGCGCGGTCGATCCGGCCAACGGACGACAAGGTGCCCAGCAAGAACCAGCTGGACGAATCGGAGTCCCATCCGACTCCGACCGACGTCCATTCCGTGCTGCCGAATTCGGTTGCCGCACCGTTTGTGATCGGGGTCGTGATCTTTGCCTTGATCGCGCCGTTGGGGGAACGATCAGGATGGTGGGACCATTGGTTGTCATGGTCGCTGTATTCACCCCACACCAGCCGAGTGGATATTCAAGTCCATCGCACAGCCGTGTCCGAATTCGATGATTCGGTCGCAGCCCTGTTTGATCCCGACAACGATGGCGACGGTTGGCAGACTCTGGCGATGGATCGATGGTCGCTGCAATCCCGCAAGGTTCCAATCTATCCGCAGGCCAGATACCAATTGGCGATCGCATCGATGTTTGCTGATCGTCATGATTTGGGCAGCGAGATCCGCGGCCGGTTCCAAGGCGTTTCGGATCGGTGGACCGGCCAACGATCCGAAAACTTTCTATTCAATGCTGCCGACATCGATCGAGCCAGAAGACAATACTGGCTGTCACGACCGTGACCGGGCCGATGATTTGCGATTCCCGACGACGGATCGTTCCCACCGCGATCTTCCAATCAAGGTCAGCCACAAGGCTACAACGACTGAGTGTCGGCGATGTTTTGTTCGCGGGTCGCTGCGTCAAAGAATCCGTTTTCGCGTAGCACTTCCGAACGTTGCCGGTGCAGCAGCGGGTTGGCGGGCAGCACCTTGGTTGCCGTTTCCAGCCAGTCTCTGGCTTTCACCCAATCAAACTGGCGATACGTCGATGCGACGGAGGCTAGTTTTTCCGGATCGGCTTGGCGGATCACTTCCGAGCGCGCGTAACGCAACGTATCGACGACGGAATTGGCGCGATAGAACCGATCCATCGCTTCGCCGGCACGATCATGCTGCGATTTTTGGGTCAGCGCGTCTGCCAGCAAATAGTTCAAACTAGCGTCCTCGGGAAAGAACTTTAACATCGGCGTCAACGTCGAAATCACGTCATCGGGTTGATGCTGCAAACTGTAGTACTGGGCCAGTCGACGGCCAGCCGGATAGACGGATGCATCGCTGCGAGCGATCGGTTCTAGAATGCGAACGGCATCGGATTGCCGCTGCATTCGCCACAACGTTTCCGCCATCTGGATCCGAATGTCCCACCGCTCGGGCGCCGATTCCAATGCATCTTGATAGGCCACCAATGCAGCGCCATCTTGCGATCGATTGGATAGGATTTGTGCCTTGCCAAGGTGGCTTTCTACCAACGCGTGATCGCGTCTGGCCGATTCGGTAAACATCGTGAGCGCTGAATCTTCATCGTCACTGCGAAGGTCGATAAACCCTTTCCAGTAGTACGGGCGACCGTCGCTTGGGAACTGTTCGATCCATCGATCTAGCAAATCGATTGCCGAAGACGTCTGACCTAAACCCGCGTGCCCCAACGCGTAGGCTTCGTAGATCGCGGGCCGATCGTCAGGCGCCTGATCCAAATGGATTTCTAGTTTCTGCAACAGTGCAGGGTTCAGGTCCCCGTTCTGTACATCCAAAAGATCTCGTTCACGTTGGACAGCTTGGCGATCGAAACCGCCTGACGTCGCGGTGCGAAGATGTTCCTGGGCCAGCGCGTATCCGTCTTGTTGGCGGGCCACCCGGGCCAGCAAATAATAGACTCGTCCGCGGTCCATCCCCCACGCCGGATAGTCGGCCAGGTGCTGTTGCGCTTTCTGGAATCGCCACTGCCCAATGGCCTGTTCGGCATGCTGGATGTGTCGCCCCGGTATCCACCAAAGCATCCCAGCGATCACCACCAACGTGGCCAGGACGGCCGCAACGAGCGTGCGAACACTTCTTCGTTTACGATCATTCTGGACTTCGCCGGGCGGTTGGCGCCGATCGACATGCTCCTTTCCAGAACCGTTCTTCCTGTGTCGTTTTGCCATCGCTAGGGATTCGTCCGATTGCGAAAATAGACCACCGGATCCGACATGCGGGTGTCTTGGTCGTAACGCCCTAGCAGCAGATCCAGATCATCGTCGCCATCAAGATCCATCAATTCACAGGATGCCCAATCGCATTGGCCCGACAGTAGACGATGGCGGGCAAATTCACCGGGGGCGGTCTGTTCCAACCAGATCGCACCATCGAATCGATCATCCGCGGATCGATCGGAATCCGATGCGTCGAACGAGGCAGATCGACTGATCAAGGCCACCGCAGCGATGTCCAAATCACCATCCAGATCGATATCACCAACGACCGCGCGGTAGACGCCTGGCATCGAAGTCAATCGGTGATGCGTGAAGGGAAACTCGCCTTCGTTTTCAAGCCAAGCGATGCCATGAAATGGCTTGGCCGTATGGTCGTCGAACGTGTCCCCGTTGGTGTACAAGATATCCAGGTCACCGTCCTGATCCAAATCCGTGACCTCGATGCCGCTGGACGCATAAGCCGGATCGGCGGCTGCAAAAATTCGGCGGGTATCGAATTGGCCGTTGCCAAGGTTCAGATGAACATCCATGGTTTCATGTTGCTGTGACACCAACGTGACAATGTCCATCCGTCCGTCCCCGTTGATGTCGACCGGTGGAACGTGGATGGCTCCGTTGCGATCATCGATCACACGCGACTGGAATTGTGGAATGCCGTCGACCAGTCCGGTGTTGGTCAGCAGATGGATCGCCCCTTCGAATCGAAACCCAAACTCGGCAACGACAATGTCTTGGTCACCGTCTTGGTCATAATCGATTGGCCTGGCGTCACATACTCGGGACAGCCCCGTCTGCAGAAGTTCGGTTTTCCATCGCTGGTTCGCCGCGTCGGTGGCTTGCGGCGCCGCATCGCGGCCCTGCACATTCGAATGGATCCAGCATAGCGTGCCATAGCGTTGGTCGGCCGGAACGATGCTGCCCATGTCGGCAACCAGATAGTCGATTTCACCATCCCCGTCTAAGTCGGTCGGTTCTGAATGGACCGGATCGGCCACCTGTGTCAGCACGGTGGGTTCGATACGCCCCTGATCGATCGCCATTCGAGTGACTTGGCCACTGTACAGATCGCAGACCAAAAACTGTCCGTGATCGAGCCGACGGAGGTGGGTCACCGAGCGGAGCTGCGGCTGATTCGCGATTTCAATCTTTTCAAATCGCTGGGCGGTGTCCGGCGTGTTGTCAGTTCCAACGAGCGTGAAGTCGTATTCGTCGGGTGCGTGAGATTCGAACCACGCCACCGTCGCCTCCAAATCCGTCGGCACCAGATCGGTTCGAAGCGATTCGTGGTAGATTTGGAATGCGGTTTCGACTTCGTGCCGCCAACGGTGACGGGGGAAACTGGCGGGTGGCGGGAACACGTGGCAATCCCCGCAAAACGCTGCGATGGCGACGTCCGATTTCGGGCGATCCCGGTCGGTTGCTAGATCGGTGGCGTCCATCATCCCAACGGCATCGGGCGAAGGTCCGCACCCGACCACGCACAGCAACAGCGAACCCACCATCCAAATCGCCACCGAACTCACCATCCAGGGGCGTCGGTTGGGAGAGTAACAGCAACGACTATTCATCCGAGCACTTTTCGCGACGACGGTGGAAGCGATCGACGAACCCCCGTGATGCAGAGGTTCGGAACCGACGACGAATCATGGGTCCTTAGATGCCCATCTGTTGCAACATGTCGGCGATTCGCCCCAACGTTTCGGTCAACCGCGGGTGCGACTGTTCGAACGTGGTCGCCGCATGGGTGACATTGTCGCTTAGCTGTGACGTCGTTTGCGAATTCTTCTTCAGCACCACTTCGATTTCGGCCATCGTGGTTTGCAATTTTTCGACATCTTGTGGATCCAGATCCTGGGCATCGGACAGTTCGCGGTGGACGACTTCCAGTGCCTCGGTCAACTCGCGGTGGTTCATAACGGTCTCGAAAAATGGATTCAGGGACGACGGGAAATCTGCGGCAGGCGAACCTGGTGATGGCGGATCGTGGTCAAACAACCGTGGTCGGCCGTCTGTTGCCTTACGCTGCTTATTCTAGTCGACAACCCCATCCAAGGCGATCGATGGATCGGCATCAGTCCGTCTTGGTTTGCCGAGCGATTTCCCGACGCAGCAGGTTGGCGCTGCGGCGATTGCTCTTCCAAAATATGTCAAAGATGTCGCCCAGAAAGGGGATCACGCCGATTAGGAAATCGATCAGTGCGTACCACAACATCTTCAGATAGACCCGTTTGCGGGCCCCGGCACGATAGGCCTGCGTCAGCAGGTAACCGTGCATCAAAAGGCCTGCAAAGTCGCCGATCGCCGGGATGAACCCGATCAGGCTGTCCCACCCCAATCGCACCTTGATGATCGGAATTTCGATGGCTTCGTCCATCAACTTGGCAAACCATTCGGTCCGCATCTGGATTTGTCGAAGCTGTTCGTCGTCGGGCATGGGGGACCATCGAAGGATGAAACGGATCGGGTGGAACGCAGAACAACGGATAGGCACCCAATTGGCTGGCAACTTACACTGTGGCAGCGGCGTCAATCGGGACGACCATGATGCCGCGATCGGTTCGCAGTCTGGTGACGGACGCGCGTGTTGAATTTCACATCCGGAGACCTTCGTTCATGCCCCACCCGATTCGCCAAATCATCGATCTGACGCTTCCGATTGATTCTCGCCTGCCCAACGCGACGGTCCAGCCGATGAAGTCTATCGCAACCGACGGATGGCGGGCGACTCGGTTGAATCTGTATTCCCACTGTGGCACGCACATGGACGCGACCTGTCACTTTTTGCCCGACGGCGAAACCCTTGACCAATTGAATCTGGAAGCCTGCTGTGGCGTCGCGCGGATCATCAACTTGGCACCCGTGGAACCATCCGAATCGATCACCATTGATCGATTCATGGATGCCGCCGGTGAAGATCTGGCACCCGGTGCCCGATTGTTGCTGCGGACCGATTGGCACCACCGTTATCCGTCGCCCGAGTACCGCGACCACCTGCCTCGCATTTCGGCCGAACTAGCCCATTGGTTGGTTCAAAAACAGGTTCGGCTGGTTGGCGTCGAACCCCCATCGGTCGCGGATGTCAACAACATCGACGAAGTCACCGAAGTTCATCATATACTGTTTCGCGGAGGGATCGTGATCGTCGAAGGATTGATTGGATTGGACCAAATCCCGGTTCCCGAATGCCAGTTCATCGCCTTACCATTGCGGGTTGCCGACGGGGATGGATGCCCCGTACGCGCGATCGCGATTGTGCCGGGTGACGAACCCGCACCGACTTCCGCATTTGGATTCCACCGTCAACCGCAACAGGGAGCGTCGTTATGAATGGCCCATTGATTGGATGCATCGCCGACGACTTTACAGGCGCCACCGACGTGGCGGGGCTGATGCGCCGCAGCGGCATGCGAGTGGTCCAGTGCTTTGGCATCCCCCAAACACCGTCGCTGGTCGACGGGTTTGACGCGGTCGTGGTGGCGCTGAAATCGCGATCCATCGACGCTGACTTGGCTTGCCAACAATCCTGCGACGCGGCCAAATGGTTGCAATCGATCGGCACGCAGCGATTCTTTTTCAAGTACTGCAGCACGTTCGATTCGACTCCCGCGGGCAACATCGGCCCGGTGGCCGAAGCGTTGATGGATTGCTTGGATGTTCCGCAAACCATCTTTTGTCCTAGCTTTCCCGAAAACGGCCGCACCGTCTATCAAGGACACCTGTTTGTCGGTGGATCGCTGCTGAGCGAAAGTGGGATGCAGCATCATCCGCTGAACCCGATGACGGATGCCAACTTGGTGCGTGTATTGGCTGGTCAATCGAAACAGCCGGTCAGTCTGGTGACGGCGCCGCGTGATGGCGAAGTGTCCGACGGAACCTTTGCCCGCCGATTGGCCGATGCGGGACCGTTGGTGATCACCGATGCGATCGACAATGATGATTTAGCCGGCATCGCAACCACGGTTGCCGATCATCGATTGGTCACCGGAGGATCCGCCATTGCGGGATTCATCGCCCAGGTTTTGCAAGATCGCCGGGAACCCACTTCCGTCACCGCCGACATTCCGATCCCGTCCAATGGTCGATCAGCGGTTTTGGCAGGCAGTTGTTCCCAAGCCACCCAGGCTCAGGTGCAAGAATTTGTCCGTGACCATCCAGCACTGACACTGGATGTGGAACGCGCCTGTCGCGGCGAGGACGTGTTGGGCGAAGCGAAACGCTGGGTCGACGACCAAAGTGGCGATCGCCCGTTTCTGATCTCGTCCACCGTCGACCCAGAATCACTGGCTCGGATTCATGCCGGTCATGGGCGATCCGAAGCCGCCGCCGTGGTGGAATCGTTGCTCAGCGAACTCGGTTTTTATTTGGTCCAGCAGGGTATCCGGCGGTTGGTCGTTGCCGGCGGTGAAACCTCGGGTGCAATCGTCGAACGACTGGGCGTCGAGGCGATACGGATTGGCGACGAGATCGCGCCAGGAGTCCCGTGGACCGAGTCGCTTGGGTCCCCCCCGATCGCCTTGGCATTGAAATCCGGCAATTTCGGGTCCACAACGTTCTTCCGCACCGCTATCGGCGCATCACTGGCCGATCCAACTCCCCAAGGCGAGTGAACGCTTCACGCGGAATCCGTGTCTGGTCAGACTAAGCAGCAACGTTTGATATCGCCATCCGGTCGAACCGTTTTCTGTCGACACCACTTTTTCTGCGTATCGAGACTTCATTGACCACTTCGCACAACGACGAATCTGATTCGCGATCGTTTCGAATCGGAGTGGTGTGTGCGCTGCTAGCACACGTTTGCTGGGGTTTCTTCCCACTGTATTGGCGGATGGTGGGATCGGTTTCTTCGTTTTCACTGACCGCCCACCGAGTCGTCTGGTCGTTCCTAATCTTGGCGACGTTGTGCACGATCGTGCCCCGGTTGCGGCGCAGTTTTTGGAAATGGCACGGTCGCCGAACTTTGGCGATCTATGCGACCGCTGCGGTCATGATCGGAATCAATTGGCTGGCGTTCCTGTATGCGGTCGGCACCGATCGTGTCTTGCAGGCTTCCCTTGGTTACTACATCAATCCGCTGGTGAACGTGCTGTTGGGAGTCGTGATCCTTCACGAGCGGTTGAGAGTGCCGCAGCGAGTTGCCGTCGTGCTGGCCGCCATCGGCGTTGGTGTGATGGCGGTTGCAGGGGAAGGCGTTCCGTGGATCGCATTGACGATGGCTCTTTCGTTCGGGCTGTACGGGCTGCTGAAAAAGAAAGCAACGCTGGGCCCATTCGAAGGGTTGGCGATGGAAACGGGCATCCTGTTTCCCTTTGCGGCGACCTACCTTTGCCTGGCGCCGCCATCGGTGGACGGTCAGCCGCTATCGACGGCCACCTGGATCTTGCTGGTCTGTGGCGGTGCGATCACGATCACACCCTTGGCTCTGTTCGCCGTCGCCGCCAAACGGGTCCCGCTGTCGACCATCGGGATTCTGCAGTACATCGGACCGACGTTACAGTGGATCGTTGGTGCGATCGTGTTGGGCGAACCTGTCAGCACGACCAAATTTATCGGGTTTGCATTCGTTTGGGCCGGCGTGTTGGTGTTCATCGCCGGCGACCACGTTCTGAACCGTATCAGACGCCCGACCGCCAACCACGAAACCCAACTGGAATACGACCGCTAGTCGCACTAGTGCTTCGCTGCACCTTGGTTTTCGGGTAGCGGAACTCGTCAAGAGTTTCGGCCTCGCCATGATTTACGAAAGTCTTGACGACTTCCGCTACGACGTTTGCCCGAACGTCTCGCTGACATGGAATACTAGTAGGGCCGGTTCCCACCGGCCATCTTGTGATCGGGCTGCTGTGACAGGGCCACTTTGACCGGCCGGTAGGAACCGGCCCTACTTTCTATCATCAGTTTTTAGAATACTGCGATACTGATTCGGTTTCATTCGCGACGGATGACGAACGGCTGGACGTCAGCGTCGTGTCCGGTTGCCGCTCGCTGACGAAAGCCTTGGCCTCGGTCAGGTCTTCGGCACTAAAGTACTTGATCTGGCCAACGTACTTTGATTCGAAACGATTTTTGTGTGCCAGTTGATCCCACTGAATTTCATCCAAGGTATGCCATGCGACGGCTTGAGCCACGGATTGAGTGATCTGACCGCGTCCCAGACTTTCGCAGGTTGCGGTGACAACCGGGTCGGATGTGAAGTCGGACAGTGGAACGATTTGGTAATCCATCCGGGGGCTGGGTTCTGGTTTGCCGTGCTGCAGACACACGGTGGTAATTTTGATTCGCATCGATCTGGCGGGCGGAATCCGCATGAAACCGCCAATCTGTCCGTTGCCTTGCCCATTGCCCTGGCCGATCCCCTGACCATTGCCTTGCCCGGCGAGTCCGCCACCAACGGTTTGGCCACCACCCGCCTGGCCGCCGCCTGCTTGTTGGCCGCCGACACCCTGGCCGCCGCCCGGACCTTGCTGATTGCCAAACTGAGCCAACACCGGCACCGCGGCGAAAGCCGATGGCAGACGCAGCAGAACCGGTTGGTCAGTCAGATTCGCAACGATCAATCGGGCCTCGGTCGAATCAGCCGGAATGAACTTCGCCTCGACCTGATGGGCGTCGATCGCATCGAACAGATTCGCAGCATCCTGGTTCTCGTTGGCGCAAGCTGTCCCGCCGATGGCGGCCACCATCACCATGGCGCCCCAAACCATGACCACCCGAACAAGCATCGCCACGCGTTTTCGATCTCTAATTCCCATCGATCACTTCCTTTGTCTCGTTCGAATGGATCACCGTTCCGATGACGGTCCGGCGGACAGCGTTGCAGTTGCTGTGCCAACGGGCATCGAGCCGGTTTTTCGGGGCGAATTCAGCGATTGCCAGTCGATCCGCGCGTTGCACAATCGCACATTTGCAGTGTTTCGCAACAACCGTTTCCCGACGCACCGGCAGGCCTGCCAGCACGAACCTTGGGGTGATGAAACCTGTTTTGCACCCAGCCGAACATCGATCAACTGGGCTAAACTGGAAATCACTTGGTTGATGTGCATCGATCCGTTCCGATCCAAGCCACCCGCATTCCTTTCCCTACGCCCAGTCTGCATCATGCGAAAACTGATTTTTCCGATTCTGGTCACCTCCCTTCTTTCGATTCCGCTGTCGTCATCGCTGGCACAGGAATCGGTTCGGCCCAACGACGTGGAATCGGCCAGCAGCGATGCCCAGCAGCGGTTGAAACAGTACGTCAAGGTCGAATTGACCACCGACATGTCGGCGCTATCGTCCAAACAGCGAAAGATGATTGGCCTGTTGATCGAAGCGGCCCAGATCATGGACGGTTGTTTTTGGTACGAAGCCTATGGCGACCGAGACTCACTTCTGGCTGGCATCGAGGCGCCGGCGATCAAGCAATTTGCCGTCATCAACTATGGCCCCTGGGATCGCTTGGCGGGCAACCGCCCGTTCGTGCCGGGTGTAAACGCCAAACCGGCCGGTGCCAACTTTTATCCGACCGACATGACCAAGGAAGAGTTCGAACAGGCCAATCTGCCGGGCAAAGACGGACTGTACACGTTCATCCGGCGAGCCGAGGACGGGTCGCTGAAAACGGTTCCCTACCACCAGCAATTTGCCAGCGAGATGAAGCAAGCCGCTGATCTGCTGACCCAGGCCGCTGGGTTGGCCGAAGACGCTGGGCTGAAACACTACCTGATGCTGCGTGCCGATGCGTTGCTAAGCGACGACTACCGCCCCAGCGATATGGCGTGGTTGGACATGCACAACAACACGATCGACGTTGTGATCGGTCCCATCGAAAACTACGAAGACCAACTGTACGGATACAAGACGGCGCACGAGGCGTATGTATTGGTCAAGGATAAACAGTGGAGCGATCGGCTGGCAAAGTACGCTGCGTTTCTGCCCGAACTGCAAACCTCGCTGCCGATCGAAGACGCCTACAAGCAGGAAAAACCCGGCAGTGATACCGAACTGAATGCGTATGACGTCATCTACTATGCCGGCGACTGCAATTCAGGTTCCAAGACGATCGCCATCAACCTGCCCAATGACGAACAGGTGCAACTTGAAAAAGGCACACGACGATTGCAGTTAAAGAATGCGATGCGAGCGAAGTTCGACAAGATCCTGTTGCCGATTGCGGACGAACTGATCGTCGATGACCAACGCCAACACATCACCTTTGATGCGTTCTTTAGCAACACGATGTTCCACGAAGTCGCCCACGGTTTGGGGATCAAGAACACCATCAACGGTCGCGGCCCGGTCCGAACGGCGCTGAAGGAACACGCCGGCGCGATCGAGGAGGGCAAGGCGGACATCCTGGGGCTGCACATGATCAACCAACTGCATCAGAAGGGCGAAATCACCGAGGACCTGGAAGATTTCTATGTCACGTTCATGGCGGGGATCTTCCGCAGCGTTCGCTTTGGTGCGTCCAGTGCGCACGGCAAGGCCAACATGATTCGGTTCAACTTCTTTCGCGATGCCGGCGCATTCCAGCGACAAGCCGACGGCAAGTACCGGGTGGACGTTCCCAAGTTCCGAAAAGCGGCTCGCGATCTGTCATCCCTGCTGCTGCGATTGCAGGGTGACGGCGACTACGCGGGCGTGACCGAGTTGGTCAAAGCCAAGGGCGTCATCAGCGACCAGTTGCAAGCCGATTTGGACCGGCTTAGCCAGAAAGGCATCCCGGTCGACGTCGTATTCCGCCAGGGCAAGGATGTGCTGGGGTTGTAGGCCCCCCTGCTGGAAACCTGAGTTCGATTCATCTGCACCGTGACGAAAATGCCATTTGGCGGCCCCTGGCATGGCTCGGATGGCCGGAATCCGGTGATCGATCGACCTTACCGTTTGAGTCTGGAACGGCCTTGAGTCATACTCCAGAACGTTTTGACGATACCCATCCGCCGATTTCCGGCATTCACCCCCCCCTCGGAGAGTTTTGTATGGTTCGTGTTTTTGCTTGGACATTGCTGGCTGCGTTGTCGATTGGCACTGTCGCCACCGCCGAAGATTTGGTGACTACGGCTCCGGCCGAAACCGACGACATGACGGTGATCTTCAACGGCACCAATCTGGACGGCTGGAACGGCGATTCCCGACTGTGGTCCGTCAAAGATGGCGTCATCCACGGTGAAACGACTCCCGAAAACGTCGCTCAAGGCAACACCTTCCTGATCTGGAAAGACCCGATCAAAGACTTCGAAGTCCGTTTGTCGTTCCGTTGCAATGCCGTCAATAATTCAGGCATCATGTACCGGTCCCAGCACGTCACCGAAAAGGTCAAGAACGATTGGGTCTTGAAGGGATATCAGTACGAAGGCCGCAACGAAGAAGACTACCCCAACGTTCCTGGATTCATCTACGACGAACGTGGCAGCCGCGGTCGCATCTGCATCGTCGGCGAAGTTGCCGAGTGGAATGAAGACGGCAAAAAGGTCCTGCGAAATGACCTGATGAGCCAAGCTGATTTCAAAAAGCTGATGAAGGTCGACGATTGGAATGATGTCGTGATTCGTGCCAAAGGCAACCACATCCAACACTTCCTCAACGGCAAGCTGTTGTTGGACTTCACCGATAACCATCCTGAAAAGCGATTCTCGGAAGGTCTGTTCGGATTGCAATTGCACGCCGGCAAACCGATGTGGGCCGAGTTCAAAGACATCCGCATCAAATCGCTGAAGTAGTCAACCAACGTTTCAGTGGAACATCCAGCAAAGCGGGCCCCCAAGTACCAACTCGGGGCCCGCTTTTTTTGTGCGCTGATGTTCGCTATCAGATCACGGCCAATGAACGTGACCGGTAGCGAAGTTGGTCACTTCTTGGACGCGAACCGATAGGTAAACGCACCTAGCAACTCCCCATAGCGATAGCGGTGTGCTGATTTAGCAAGCCGTGATCGCGTGAGCGGCCGGGAATTGCCCGTGGCCTCACGACCAGCGGCTCACCATTGCGGTTGAAAGCTCGCCTAAATCAGCAGCCCGATAGCCTCGGTTTCGTCACCCATGAACCGGGGCTATCACCCAAACGGCTCATCCATTGAACGAACCCTGGCGCTACCTGCTGGTATCGGGCCCGTTCGGTTCGGCGAGCGGCGAAGTTACGGTCGACTTCGTCCATCCTGGATCACCGATGCCAATTTGGCTTTCAACTTATCGGCCAGTTCCGGGTGTTCAGCGATCACGTTGTTGCGTTCACCTGGATCGACCGACAGGTCGTGAAGTTGGAAACGTTCCATCGGCTCGCGTACCAGACGCAGTTCCGAGTTGTAGGTCTGTTTGGAATCGTGTCGCAACAGTTTCCAGTTGGCCGTTCGCAGTCCATAATTCCCTTTGCTGCCGTTATCTTGTTGGACCAAGTAATCACGTCCCTTGGCTCCTGGTCGACCCAGAAACGCGTCGGAAACATCAAAGCTGTCCAAGCAACCGTCCGCGGGCAGTTCGGTACCGGCCAACTTCGCAAGGCTGGCGCAAAAGTCGATCGTGCAGACCATTTCGTCACTGACGCCGGCCGGAATTCTGCCGGGCCAACGAGTGATCAACGGAGTGCGGGTGCCGCCTTCGAAAACGCTGTACTTGCCGCCGCGATAGGGACCGGCAGGCTTGTGCTTGCCGATCTTTTCGATGGCATCATCTTTGTAACCGTCATCCAGTACCGGACCGTTGTCGCTGCAGAAAACGACCAAGGTGTTGTCGGCCAATTTCAGTTCATCCAAGGTGTCCAACAGTTGGCCGACGCACCAGTCCAGTTCGATGATGGCGTCGCCGCGTGGGCCCAATCCGCTAGTGCCAACAAAGCGTTCATGCACCACGCGTGGCACATGCACGTCATGCGATGCAAAGAATAGAAAGAAGGGCGAATCCTGGTTTGCTTTGATCCATGACTTGGATTGATCGACCCAGTGGTCGCTGAGATCCTGATCGCGGAATCGAGCGGCATGGCCACCGGTGTAAAAACCGATACGGCTGATCCCGTTGTGGATGGTCTGATTGTGACCGTGGGACCAATCCATCGACAACGTGTCGCGATGCGTGATCCCGGTGGGATGATCGGGCGATGGCTTTTTGCGGCCCACCCAAAGCGGATCGGCAGGGTCCAAGTTCAACACCCGATGGTCTTCGACAAAGACTTGTGGCACACGATCGTTGGTCGTTGGCAACAAGAAACAATGATCGAAACCAATTTCCAGTGGGCCCGGTTTCAGATCACCGTTCCACTCCGGTTCGGTGTCGCCTAAACCAAGGTGCCATTTGCCAATCACGGCCGTCTTGTATCCGGCCCCCTTCAACACCGATGCAACCGTGGGCGTCCCGGGTCGGATCAACGC
Protein-coding regions in this window:
- a CDS encoding tetratricopeptide repeat protein; this encodes MAKRHRKNGSGKEHVDRRQPPGEVQNDRKRRSVRTLVAAVLATLVVIAGMLWWIPGRHIQHAEQAIGQWRFQKAQQHLADYPAWGMDRGRVYYLLARVARQQDGYALAQEHLRTATSGGFDRQAVQRERDLLDVQNGDLNPALLQKLEIHLDQAPDDRPAIYEAYALGHAGLGQTSSAIDLLDRWIEQFPSDGRPYYWKGFIDLRSDDEDSALTMFTESARRDHALVESHLGKAQILSNRSQDGAALVAYQDALESAPERWDIRIQMAETLWRMQRQSDAVRILEPIARSDASVYPAGRRLAQYYSLQHQPDDVISTLTPMLKFFPEDASLNYLLADALTQKSQHDRAGEAMDRFYRANSVVDTLRYARSEVIRQADPEKLASVASTYRQFDWVKARDWLETATKVLPANPLLHRQRSEVLRENGFFDAATREQNIADTQSL
- a CDS encoding FG-GAP repeat domain-containing protein; the protein is MNSRCCYSPNRRPWMVSSVAIWMVGSLLLCVVGCGPSPDAVGMMDATDLATDRDRPKSDVAIAAFCGDCHVFPPPASFPRHRWRHEVETAFQIYHESLRTDLVPTDLEATVAWFESHAPDEYDFTLVGTDNTPDTAQRFEKIEIANQPQLRSVTHLRRLDHGQFLVCDLYSGQVTRMAIDQGRIEPTVLTQVADPVHSEPTDLDGDGEIDYLVADMGSIVPADQRYGTLCWIHSNVQGRDAAPQATDAANQRWKTELLQTGLSRVCDARPIDYDQDGDQDIVVAEFGFRFEGAIHLLTNTGLVDGIPQFQSRVIDDRNGAIHVPPVDINGDGRMDIVTLVSQQHETMDVHLNLGNGQFDTRRIFAAADPAYASSGIEVTDLDQDGDLDILYTNGDTFDDHTAKPFHGIAWLENEGEFPFTHHRLTSMPGVYRAVVGDIDLDGDLDIAAVALISRSASFDASDSDRSADDRFDGAIWLEQTAPGEFARHRLLSGQCDWASCELMDLDGDDDLDLLLGRYDQDTRMSDPVVYFRNRTNP
- a CDS encoding DUF4404 family protein, which codes for MNHRELTEALEVVHRELSDAQDLDPQDVEKLQTTMAEIEVVLKKNSQTTSQLSDNVTHAATTFEQSHPRLTETLGRIADMLQQMGI
- a CDS encoding DUF4112 domain-containing protein; this encodes MPDDEQLRQIQMRTEWFAKLMDEAIEIPIIKVRLGWDSLIGFIPAIGDFAGLLMHGYLLTQAYRAGARKRVYLKMLWYALIDFLIGVIPFLGDIFDIFWKSNRRSANLLRREIARQTKTD
- a CDS encoding cyclase family protein codes for the protein MPHPIRQIIDLTLPIDSRLPNATVQPMKSIATDGWRATRLNLYSHCGTHMDATCHFLPDGETLDQLNLEACCGVARIINLAPVEPSESITIDRFMDAAGEDLAPGARLLLRTDWHHRYPSPEYRDHLPRISAELAHWLVQKQVRLVGVEPPSVADVNNIDEVTEVHHILFRGGIVIVEGLIGLDQIPVPECQFIALPLRVADGDGCPVRAIAIVPGDEPAPTSAFGFHRQPQQGASL
- the otnK gene encoding 3-oxo-tetronate kinase; amino-acid sequence: MNGPLIGCIADDFTGATDVAGLMRRSGMRVVQCFGIPQTPSLVDGFDAVVVALKSRSIDADLACQQSCDAAKWLQSIGTQRFFFKYCSTFDSTPAGNIGPVAEALMDCLDVPQTIFCPSFPENGRTVYQGHLFVGGSLLSESGMQHHPLNPMTDANLVRVLAGQSKQPVSLVTAPRDGEVSDGTFARRLADAGPLVITDAIDNDDLAGIATTVADHRLVTGGSAIAGFIAQVLQDRREPTSVTADIPIPSNGRSAVLAGSCSQATQAQVQEFVRDHPALTLDVERACRGEDVLGEAKRWVDDQSGDRPFLISSTVDPESLARIHAGHGRSEAAAVVESLLSELGFYLVQQGIRRLVVAGGETSGAIVERLGVEAIRIGDEIAPGVPWTESLGSPPIALALKSGNFGSTTFFRTAIGASLADPTPQGE